The proteins below are encoded in one region of Coturnix japonica isolate 7356 chromosome 10, Coturnix japonica 2.1, whole genome shotgun sequence:
- the LOC107318440 gene encoding olfactory receptor 10AG1-like, whose protein sequence is MLVLFYAQKMPQRNILNNHTTGPGFLLGFSDPPGMQGVYFTILLLIYAAVIIGNSLIVLVTVLDLSLHSPMYFFLRNLSFLEICYISATLPKMLVCFLTGDVRISFLGCAAQLYFLVFLGSTECLLLAAMAYDRYVAICDPLRYSLVMNGGFCVRLVVGSWMVAIPIQMGQTYQVFTLPFCASHHLHHFFCDVPPLLELACADTFWSRVTLNTIILLFAIFPFFMIVVSYVRIIGTVLKMHSAPGRHKAFSTCSSHLIVLTLFYGSASVVYCKHHSSDSADTDKYLALFYTILTPMFNPVIYGMRNRELRIALRKLLWRK, encoded by the coding sequence ATGTTGGTGTTGTTTTATGCACAGAAAATGCCTCAAAGAAATATTCTGAACAATCACACCACTGGACCTGGATTTCTTCTGGGGTTTTCTGATCCCCCTGGGATGCAAGGTGTGTACTTCACCATCTTGCTGCTCATTTATGCTGCAGTTATCATTGGGAACAGCCTGATTGTGCTGGTTACAGTGCTGGACTTGAGCCTTCACAGCCCTATGTATTTCTTCCTGAGAAACTTGTCTTTCTTGGAGATCTGCTACATATCAGCCACTCTCCCCAAAATGCTGGTGTGTTTCCTGACGGGAGATGTCCGGATCTCCTTccttggctgtgctgcccagctttatttcttagtttttctGGGAAGCACTGAGTGCCTATTGCTGGCCGCCATGGCCTACGACCGCTATGTGGCCATATGTGACCCCCTGCGCTACAGCCTGGTGATGAATGGTGGGTTCTGTGTCAGACTGGTGGTCGGCTCATGGATGGTTGCCATACCAATACAAATGGGCCAGACCTACCAAGTGTTCACCTTGCCCTTCTGTGCATCCCATCACCTCCATCATTTTTTCTGCGATGTTCCCCCTCTGTTGGAACTGGCCTGTGCAGATACTTTCTGGAGCCGTGTGACCCTGAACACTATCATCCTGCTTTTTgccatctttccttttttcatgaTCGTCGTTTCCTACGTTAGAATTATTGGGACGGTTCTGAAGATGCATTCTGCTCCAGGTAGACATAAAGCCTTTTCCACCTGCTCCTCACACCTGATAGTGCTGACTCTCTTTTATGGCTCAGCCTCGGTTGTGTACTGCAAACACCACTCAAGCGACTCTGCAGACACTGACAAATACCTTGCCCTGTTTTACACAATTCTGACCCCCATGTTTAACCCTGTCATCTATGGTATGAGGAATAGGGAATTGAGGATTGCCCTGAGAAAACTCCTATGGCGAAAGTGA
- the LOC107318441 gene encoding translation initiation factor IF-2-like isoform X2 — MLWQQKGKLKKLLLKTRSLLLAVLKSSSIEMLFMSFLSPSCQKLMQAAFYQSAALPKARGGAQSVAQHPREWRPARMCRRTSRAFRVCSLGSVVSLGAAQPTGVCLHRVCVGSPQNGDHLAFSDVARAAEVPHKKPRSPAPGCFIAELPDNPWESTELSTEAQAASGTPSDPFWGLPPSPGFLSELQCGLSQLQSVVPPASARLSPLPTTLAVTTPPSAQPAQPIKEVQPRQPQVLHAPLPPSPGSTICRVADKKKRGSTKRAKRPAPADTPQKGESSQQEQPTSSAPAKKRKLLPCKERKERKGCKRPHQVKQPGANTGASSSGQKGTASELHVHLCESIQAVHPLGQRVTAVGPVRQPPSVQPQPTPSAGPAALQPQDRGPDKAVPAPPGSTARKEDAAKKTVQSCLRPSPRRSSFLQRDPLPQLHQQQPRPQRPMDFVPCVGPRAGGRAVPRVLEESLPITAEQRLERERMKRLAQEERQRAAQQMKIGPVQFLVQREVDMAIADMYGYL, encoded by the exons ATGTtgtggcagcagaaaggcaaactgaagaaactgctgTTGAAGACCAGAAGCTTGTTGTTGGCTGTGCTCAAATCTTCCTCcattgagatgctcttcatgTCTTTCTTGTCTCCTTCGTGTCAGAAGCTGATGCAAGCAGCATTCTATCAAAGCGCAGCCTTGCCGAAAGCCAGGGGAGGAGCACAGAGTGTGGCCCAGCACCCAAGAGAG TGGCGACCAGCTCGGATGTGCCGGAGGACATCACGGGCATTCAGGGTTTGCTCTCTTGGATCAGTGGTGAGTTTGGGGGCTGCACAGCCCACAGGTGTGTGTTTGCACAGAGTGTGTGTGGGAAGTCCCCAAAACGGTGATCATCTTGCATTTTCAGATGTGGCAAGAGCTGCTGAGGTGCCTCACAAGAAGCCGAGAAGCCCTGCCCCAGGATGCTTCATCGCTGAGCTCCCTGACAACCCCtgggaaagcacagagctcagcacggaggcacaggctgccagcgGGACCCCCAGCGACCCCTTCTGGGGGCTTCCACCATCCCCTGGGTTCCTGTCTGAGCTGCAGTGTGGGTTGTCACAGTTGCAGTCTGTCGTGCCACCAGCGAGTGCCCGGCTCAGTCCGCTGCCAACCACGCTGGCTGTCACCACACCTCCCTCAGCCCAACCCGCACAGCCCATCAAGGAGGTGCAGCCAAGGCAGCCCCAGGTTCTTCATGCTCCCTTGCCACCGTCACCAGGCTCTACTATCTGCCGGGTGGCAGATAAGAAAAAGAGGGGCAGCACCAAGCGGGCCAAGCGCCCTGCGCCTGCTGACACCCCCCAGAAAGGGGAGAgttcccagcaggagcagcccacCAGCAGCGCTCCAGCCAAGAAAAGGAAGCTGCTGCcgtgcaaggaaagaaaagaaagaaaaggctgcaaaCGCCCACATCAAGTGAAGCAGCCTGGGGCCAAcacaggagccagcagcagcgGGCAAAAGGGCACTGCCAGCGAGCTGCACGTGCACCTGTGTGAATCCATCCAGGCCGTGCACCCGCTGGGGCAGAGAGTGACTGCGGTGGGGCCGGTGCGCCAGCCACCCTCTGTGCAGCCCCAACCCACACCCAGCGCCGgccctgctgccctccagccccaaGACAGAGGCCCAGACAAGGCAGTGCCGGCACCTCCAGGCAGCACGGCGCGGAAGGAGGATGCAGCCAAGAAgacagtgcagagctgcctgcGCCCATCACCACGGAGGAGCTCATTCCTGCAGAGGGACCCACTGCCacagctgcaccagcagcagcctcgGCCACAGCGCCCCATGGACTTTGTGCCCTGCGTGGGGCCCCGGGCAGGTGGCCGTGCGGTACCCAGAGTGCTGGAGGAGTCGCTGCCCATCACAGCCGAGCAGCGGCTCGAGCGGGAGCGCATGAAGAGGCTGGCCCAGGAGGAGCGGCAGCGGGCGGCCCAGCAGATGAAGATCGGCCCCGTGCAGTTCCTGGTGCAGCGGGAGGTAGACATGGCCATAGCTGACATGTACGGCTACCTGTAA
- the LOC107318441 gene encoding histone-lysine N-methyltransferase 2D-like isoform X3 codes for MGMACPYCQAKGRRPQIHGTVRNKRGNGKPPWKLMQAAFYQSAALPKARGGAQSVAQHPREQWRPARMCRRTSRAFRVCSLGSVVSLGAAQPTGVCLHRVCVGSPQNGDHLAFSDVARAAEVPHKKPRSPAPGCFIAELPDNPWESTELSTEAQAASGTPSDPFWGLPPSPGFLSELQCGLSQLQSVVPPASARLSPLPTTLAVTTPPSAQPAQPIKEVQPRQPQVLHAPLPPSPGSTICRVADKKKRGSTKRAKRPAPADTPQKGESSQQEQPTSSAPAKKRKLLPCKERKERKGCKRPHQVKQPGANTGASSSGQKGTASELHVHLCESIQAVHPLGQRVTAVGPVRQPPSVQPQPTPSAGPAALQPQDRGPDKAVPAPPGSTARKEDAAKKTVQSCLRPSPRRSSFLQRDPLPQLHQQQPRPQRPMDFVPCVGPRAGGRAVPRVLEESLPITAEQRLERERMKRLAQEERQRAAQQMKIGPVQFLVQREVDMAIADMYGYL; via the exons ATGGGGATGGCCTGTCCTTACTGCCAGGCAAAA GGACGGAGACCGCAAATCCATGGAACGGTGCGGAACAAGAGGGGAAACGGAAAGCCTCCATGG AAGCTGATGCAAGCAGCATTCTATCAAAGCGCAGCCTTGCCGAAAGCCAGGGGAGGAGCACAGAGTGTGGCCCAGCACCCAAGAGAG CAGTGGCGACCAGCTCGGATGTGCCGGAGGACATCACGGGCATTCAGGGTTTGCTCTCTTGGATCAGTGGTGAGTTTGGGGGCTGCACAGCCCACAGGTGTGTGTTTGCACAGAGTGTGTGTGGGAAGTCCCCAAAACGGTGATCATCTTGCATTTTCAGATGTGGCAAGAGCTGCTGAGGTGCCTCACAAGAAGCCGAGAAGCCCTGCCCCAGGATGCTTCATCGCTGAGCTCCCTGACAACCCCtgggaaagcacagagctcagcacggaggcacaggctgccagcgGGACCCCCAGCGACCCCTTCTGGGGGCTTCCACCATCCCCTGGGTTCCTGTCTGAGCTGCAGTGTGGGTTGTCACAGTTGCAGTCTGTCGTGCCACCAGCGAGTGCCCGGCTCAGTCCGCTGCCAACCACGCTGGCTGTCACCACACCTCCCTCAGCCCAACCCGCACAGCCCATCAAGGAGGTGCAGCCAAGGCAGCCCCAGGTTCTTCATGCTCCCTTGCCACCGTCACCAGGCTCTACTATCTGCCGGGTGGCAGATAAGAAAAAGAGGGGCAGCACCAAGCGGGCCAAGCGCCCTGCGCCTGCTGACACCCCCCAGAAAGGGGAGAgttcccagcaggagcagcccacCAGCAGCGCTCCAGCCAAGAAAAGGAAGCTGCTGCcgtgcaaggaaagaaaagaaagaaaaggctgcaaaCGCCCACATCAAGTGAAGCAGCCTGGGGCCAAcacaggagccagcagcagcgGGCAAAAGGGCACTGCCAGCGAGCTGCACGTGCACCTGTGTGAATCCATCCAGGCCGTGCACCCGCTGGGGCAGAGAGTGACTGCGGTGGGGCCGGTGCGCCAGCCACCCTCTGTGCAGCCCCAACCCACACCCAGCGCCGgccctgctgccctccagccccaaGACAGAGGCCCAGACAAGGCAGTGCCGGCACCTCCAGGCAGCACGGCGCGGAAGGAGGATGCAGCCAAGAAgacagtgcagagctgcctgcGCCCATCACCACGGAGGAGCTCATTCCTGCAGAGGGACCCACTGCCacagctgcaccagcagcagcctcgGCCACAGCGCCCCATGGACTTTGTGCCCTGCGTGGGGCCCCGGGCAGGTGGCCGTGCGGTACCCAGAGTGCTGGAGGAGTCGCTGCCCATCACAGCCGAGCAGCGGCTCGAGCGGGAGCGCATGAAGAGGCTGGCCCAGGAGGAGCGGCAGCGGGCGGCCCAGCAGATGAAGATCGGCCCCGTGCAGTTCCTGGTGCAGCGGGAGGTAGACATGGCCATAGCTGACATGTACGGCTACCTGTAA
- the LOC107318441 gene encoding vegetative cell wall protein gp1-like isoform X5, whose amino-acid sequence MGMACPYCQAKGRRPQIHGTVRNKRGNGKPPWQWRPARMCRRTSRAFRVCSLGSVVSLGAAQPTGVCLHRVCVGSPQNGDHLAFSDVARAAEVPHKKPRSPAPGCFIAELPDNPWESTELSTEAQAASGTPSDPFWGLPPSPGFLSELQCGLSQLQSVVPPASARLSPLPTTLAVTTPPSAQPAQPIKEVQPRQPQVLHAPLPPSPGSTICRVADKKKRGSTKRAKRPAPADTPQKGESSQQEQPTSSAPAKKRKLLPCKERKERKGCKRPHQVKQPGANTGASSSGQKGTASELHVHLCESIQAVHPLGQRVTAVGPVRQPPSVQPQPTPSAGPAALQPQDRGPDKAVPAPPGSTARKEDAAKKTVQSCLRPSPRRSSFLQRDPLPQLHQQQPRPQRPMDFVPCVGPRAGGRAVPRVLEESLPITAEQRLERERMKRLAQEERQRAAQQMKIGPVQFLVQREVDMAIADMYGYL is encoded by the exons ATGGGGATGGCCTGTCCTTACTGCCAGGCAAAA GGACGGAGACCGCAAATCCATGGAACGGTGCGGAACAAGAGGGGAAACGGAAAGCCTCCATGG CAGTGGCGACCAGCTCGGATGTGCCGGAGGACATCACGGGCATTCAGGGTTTGCTCTCTTGGATCAGTGGTGAGTTTGGGGGCTGCACAGCCCACAGGTGTGTGTTTGCACAGAGTGTGTGTGGGAAGTCCCCAAAACGGTGATCATCTTGCATTTTCAGATGTGGCAAGAGCTGCTGAGGTGCCTCACAAGAAGCCGAGAAGCCCTGCCCCAGGATGCTTCATCGCTGAGCTCCCTGACAACCCCtgggaaagcacagagctcagcacggaggcacaggctgccagcgGGACCCCCAGCGACCCCTTCTGGGGGCTTCCACCATCCCCTGGGTTCCTGTCTGAGCTGCAGTGTGGGTTGTCACAGTTGCAGTCTGTCGTGCCACCAGCGAGTGCCCGGCTCAGTCCGCTGCCAACCACGCTGGCTGTCACCACACCTCCCTCAGCCCAACCCGCACAGCCCATCAAGGAGGTGCAGCCAAGGCAGCCCCAGGTTCTTCATGCTCCCTTGCCACCGTCACCAGGCTCTACTATCTGCCGGGTGGCAGATAAGAAAAAGAGGGGCAGCACCAAGCGGGCCAAGCGCCCTGCGCCTGCTGACACCCCCCAGAAAGGGGAGAgttcccagcaggagcagcccacCAGCAGCGCTCCAGCCAAGAAAAGGAAGCTGCTGCcgtgcaaggaaagaaaagaaagaaaaggctgcaaaCGCCCACATCAAGTGAAGCAGCCTGGGGCCAAcacaggagccagcagcagcgGGCAAAAGGGCACTGCCAGCGAGCTGCACGTGCACCTGTGTGAATCCATCCAGGCCGTGCACCCGCTGGGGCAGAGAGTGACTGCGGTGGGGCCGGTGCGCCAGCCACCCTCTGTGCAGCCCCAACCCACACCCAGCGCCGgccctgctgccctccagccccaaGACAGAGGCCCAGACAAGGCAGTGCCGGCACCTCCAGGCAGCACGGCGCGGAAGGAGGATGCAGCCAAGAAgacagtgcagagctgcctgcGCCCATCACCACGGAGGAGCTCATTCCTGCAGAGGGACCCACTGCCacagctgcaccagcagcagcctcgGCCACAGCGCCCCATGGACTTTGTGCCCTGCGTGGGGCCCCGGGCAGGTGGCCGTGCGGTACCCAGAGTGCTGGAGGAGTCGCTGCCCATCACAGCCGAGCAGCGGCTCGAGCGGGAGCGCATGAAGAGGCTGGCCCAGGAGGAGCGGCAGCGGGCGGCCCAGCAGATGAAGATCGGCCCCGTGCAGTTCCTGGTGCAGCGGGAGGTAGACATGGCCATAGCTGACATGTACGGCTACCTGTAA
- the LOC107318441 gene encoding histone-lysine N-methyltransferase 2D-like isoform X1, whose translation MLWQQKGKLKKLLLKTRSLLLAVLKSSSIEMLFMSFLSPSCQKLMQAAFYQSAALPKARGGAQSVAQHPREQWRPARMCRRTSRAFRVCSLGSVVSLGAAQPTGVCLHRVCVGSPQNGDHLAFSDVARAAEVPHKKPRSPAPGCFIAELPDNPWESTELSTEAQAASGTPSDPFWGLPPSPGFLSELQCGLSQLQSVVPPASARLSPLPTTLAVTTPPSAQPAQPIKEVQPRQPQVLHAPLPPSPGSTICRVADKKKRGSTKRAKRPAPADTPQKGESSQQEQPTSSAPAKKRKLLPCKERKERKGCKRPHQVKQPGANTGASSSGQKGTASELHVHLCESIQAVHPLGQRVTAVGPVRQPPSVQPQPTPSAGPAALQPQDRGPDKAVPAPPGSTARKEDAAKKTVQSCLRPSPRRSSFLQRDPLPQLHQQQPRPQRPMDFVPCVGPRAGGRAVPRVLEESLPITAEQRLERERMKRLAQEERQRAAQQMKIGPVQFLVQREVDMAIADMYGYL comes from the exons ATGTtgtggcagcagaaaggcaaactgaagaaactgctgTTGAAGACCAGAAGCTTGTTGTTGGCTGTGCTCAAATCTTCCTCcattgagatgctcttcatgTCTTTCTTGTCTCCTTCGTGTCAGAAGCTGATGCAAGCAGCATTCTATCAAAGCGCAGCCTTGCCGAAAGCCAGGGGAGGAGCACAGAGTGTGGCCCAGCACCCAAGAGAG CAGTGGCGACCAGCTCGGATGTGCCGGAGGACATCACGGGCATTCAGGGTTTGCTCTCTTGGATCAGTGGTGAGTTTGGGGGCTGCACAGCCCACAGGTGTGTGTTTGCACAGAGTGTGTGTGGGAAGTCCCCAAAACGGTGATCATCTTGCATTTTCAGATGTGGCAAGAGCTGCTGAGGTGCCTCACAAGAAGCCGAGAAGCCCTGCCCCAGGATGCTTCATCGCTGAGCTCCCTGACAACCCCtgggaaagcacagagctcagcacggaggcacaggctgccagcgGGACCCCCAGCGACCCCTTCTGGGGGCTTCCACCATCCCCTGGGTTCCTGTCTGAGCTGCAGTGTGGGTTGTCACAGTTGCAGTCTGTCGTGCCACCAGCGAGTGCCCGGCTCAGTCCGCTGCCAACCACGCTGGCTGTCACCACACCTCCCTCAGCCCAACCCGCACAGCCCATCAAGGAGGTGCAGCCAAGGCAGCCCCAGGTTCTTCATGCTCCCTTGCCACCGTCACCAGGCTCTACTATCTGCCGGGTGGCAGATAAGAAAAAGAGGGGCAGCACCAAGCGGGCCAAGCGCCCTGCGCCTGCTGACACCCCCCAGAAAGGGGAGAgttcccagcaggagcagcccacCAGCAGCGCTCCAGCCAAGAAAAGGAAGCTGCTGCcgtgcaaggaaagaaaagaaagaaaaggctgcaaaCGCCCACATCAAGTGAAGCAGCCTGGGGCCAAcacaggagccagcagcagcgGGCAAAAGGGCACTGCCAGCGAGCTGCACGTGCACCTGTGTGAATCCATCCAGGCCGTGCACCCGCTGGGGCAGAGAGTGACTGCGGTGGGGCCGGTGCGCCAGCCACCCTCTGTGCAGCCCCAACCCACACCCAGCGCCGgccctgctgccctccagccccaaGACAGAGGCCCAGACAAGGCAGTGCCGGCACCTCCAGGCAGCACGGCGCGGAAGGAGGATGCAGCCAAGAAgacagtgcagagctgcctgcGCCCATCACCACGGAGGAGCTCATTCCTGCAGAGGGACCCACTGCCacagctgcaccagcagcagcctcgGCCACAGCGCCCCATGGACTTTGTGCCCTGCGTGGGGCCCCGGGCAGGTGGCCGTGCGGTACCCAGAGTGCTGGAGGAGTCGCTGCCCATCACAGCCGAGCAGCGGCTCGAGCGGGAGCGCATGAAGAGGCTGGCCCAGGAGGAGCGGCAGCGGGCGGCCCAGCAGATGAAGATCGGCCCCGTGCAGTTCCTGGTGCAGCGGGAGGTAGACATGGCCATAGCTGACATGTACGGCTACCTGTAA
- the LOC107318441 gene encoding histone-lysine N-methyltransferase 2D-like isoform X4 has protein sequence MGMACPYCQAKGRRPQIHGTVRNKRGNGKPPWLMQAAFYQSAALPKARGGAQSVAQHPREQWRPARMCRRTSRAFRVCSLGSVVSLGAAQPTGVCLHRVCVGSPQNGDHLAFSDVARAAEVPHKKPRSPAPGCFIAELPDNPWESTELSTEAQAASGTPSDPFWGLPPSPGFLSELQCGLSQLQSVVPPASARLSPLPTTLAVTTPPSAQPAQPIKEVQPRQPQVLHAPLPPSPGSTICRVADKKKRGSTKRAKRPAPADTPQKGESSQQEQPTSSAPAKKRKLLPCKERKERKGCKRPHQVKQPGANTGASSSGQKGTASELHVHLCESIQAVHPLGQRVTAVGPVRQPPSVQPQPTPSAGPAALQPQDRGPDKAVPAPPGSTARKEDAAKKTVQSCLRPSPRRSSFLQRDPLPQLHQQQPRPQRPMDFVPCVGPRAGGRAVPRVLEESLPITAEQRLERERMKRLAQEERQRAAQQMKIGPVQFLVQREVDMAIADMYGYL, from the exons ATGGGGATGGCCTGTCCTTACTGCCAGGCAAAA GGACGGAGACCGCAAATCCATGGAACGGTGCGGAACAAGAGGGGAAACGGAAAGCCTCCATGG CTGATGCAAGCAGCATTCTATCAAAGCGCAGCCTTGCCGAAAGCCAGGGGAGGAGCACAGAGTGTGGCCCAGCACCCAAGAGAG CAGTGGCGACCAGCTCGGATGTGCCGGAGGACATCACGGGCATTCAGGGTTTGCTCTCTTGGATCAGTGGTGAGTTTGGGGGCTGCACAGCCCACAGGTGTGTGTTTGCACAGAGTGTGTGTGGGAAGTCCCCAAAACGGTGATCATCTTGCATTTTCAGATGTGGCAAGAGCTGCTGAGGTGCCTCACAAGAAGCCGAGAAGCCCTGCCCCAGGATGCTTCATCGCTGAGCTCCCTGACAACCCCtgggaaagcacagagctcagcacggaggcacaggctgccagcgGGACCCCCAGCGACCCCTTCTGGGGGCTTCCACCATCCCCTGGGTTCCTGTCTGAGCTGCAGTGTGGGTTGTCACAGTTGCAGTCTGTCGTGCCACCAGCGAGTGCCCGGCTCAGTCCGCTGCCAACCACGCTGGCTGTCACCACACCTCCCTCAGCCCAACCCGCACAGCCCATCAAGGAGGTGCAGCCAAGGCAGCCCCAGGTTCTTCATGCTCCCTTGCCACCGTCACCAGGCTCTACTATCTGCCGGGTGGCAGATAAGAAAAAGAGGGGCAGCACCAAGCGGGCCAAGCGCCCTGCGCCTGCTGACACCCCCCAGAAAGGGGAGAgttcccagcaggagcagcccacCAGCAGCGCTCCAGCCAAGAAAAGGAAGCTGCTGCcgtgcaaggaaagaaaagaaagaaaaggctgcaaaCGCCCACATCAAGTGAAGCAGCCTGGGGCCAAcacaggagccagcagcagcgGGCAAAAGGGCACTGCCAGCGAGCTGCACGTGCACCTGTGTGAATCCATCCAGGCCGTGCACCCGCTGGGGCAGAGAGTGACTGCGGTGGGGCCGGTGCGCCAGCCACCCTCTGTGCAGCCCCAACCCACACCCAGCGCCGgccctgctgccctccagccccaaGACAGAGGCCCAGACAAGGCAGTGCCGGCACCTCCAGGCAGCACGGCGCGGAAGGAGGATGCAGCCAAGAAgacagtgcagagctgcctgcGCCCATCACCACGGAGGAGCTCATTCCTGCAGAGGGACCCACTGCCacagctgcaccagcagcagcctcgGCCACAGCGCCCCATGGACTTTGTGCCCTGCGTGGGGCCCCGGGCAGGTGGCCGTGCGGTACCCAGAGTGCTGGAGGAGTCGCTGCCCATCACAGCCGAGCAGCGGCTCGAGCGGGAGCGCATGAAGAGGCTGGCCCAGGAGGAGCGGCAGCGGGCGGCCCAGCAGATGAAGATCGGCCCCGTGCAGTTCCTGGTGCAGCGGGAGGTAGACATGGCCATAGCTGACATGTACGGCTACCTGTAA